Part of the Nicotiana sylvestris chromosome 5, ASM39365v2, whole genome shotgun sequence genome is shown below.
agcatttagttttcaggacgggttgtttagcaaatctcacaaccctcctaaaataacaacacgttagtctctttaggacacactttaataaaccttaccttcttaaactcgggtgcacatttatgtgacccaaatccaaatctcgacggattcgaaatgtatttctaatcatgggtacattgattgtgacgtggttcgagatgcgtgtccatgacgttgcaatttcattaaaaaaaaaaagggaatgagatgagcctcgccaaataaaatacaaattgcggggccctcagtaaatatttgctttaaaaattgtttagacttcgggatggaccgtttagtaaaattccacggtcctacccaaaataaatacgctagtcgctttaggcgcgcctttaataatttaatttccttaaactcgggtgcacattgatgtgacccaaatccaaatcccaaccaagtcgaaatatgtcaacaatcacgggtgcattgatgcaacgtggttcgagatatgctttcacaacgttgcaagtcttataaaataacagtaaatgataaaagcggtttaaaattaatttttgcacataagttcatattgtatttaaaatcagataaataagccgaatataacagttgagcgaccgtgctagaaccacggaactcgggaatgcctaacaccttctcccgggttaacagaattccttatccggatttctggtacgcagactgtaatatagagtcattcttttcctcgattcgggattaaaattggtgacttgggacaccctaaaactcccaagtggcgactctgaaataaacaaataaatcccgtttcgattgtcctttaattggaaaaaactcccctgcgcccctcgggcacggaaaaaggaggtgtgacaacggcacgacatcacccttcctgCTTTAACACTCCCCCTTACTATGTAACAATGAACATATAACAATAAGAAGATAGAACAAACAAGAACAAACCTTACGTCAATAATTGTTCCACAATTCCAACCTCAACTTCAAaaacaatactcaattatcacataTAGCCCATAAATGCAGAAGGAACGATCAATTTGATAATTAACTAGTCTAAGTATGGATATCACGATCAAACAAAGaagtaaattataagaaacaagTCTCACCCGCATGCTTGACCCAAAAATAAcacataagtactcgtcaccttacATATACGTCGTATCTAACATTTAATCAAGTAGAAAATAggcaaacaagtcctaatccctcaagttaaggctAACCACGATatttacctcgctccaaagatcaACTTAAAGCTCAACCACGACTtttcctttcaaacaagccttcaaaccaaccaaatctagcaaattatcaaccaaacaattcaaaataagccttaggaactacccacgaatgaaaaaggttcaatttaggtcattattaaaAAAGTAAACAAAAGTCAACTCACGGACCCGCTTGATCCagacccgaaattcggaccaaaacccaattaacCACTCaccccgagcccggttatgtaatttgtttccaaatccgacctcaatttgaggtttaaaTTCAAATTTTACCAAAAATCCCTCGTTCTacccaaaccctcaatttttaCTATGAAattcctagattttaggttgaaatcttatgaaatgtaatagaaaattgaaagaaagtatgttaaaatcacttaccaatgaattaGGGAAGAAGAGCTCTTGGGAAAATCACCTCTACGGTTTCTAAGTtagaaaatttgaaagaatgagagaaATCTCATCTAACTCAGCTTAAGTCCAggcgcagatgtcgcaattacaATGCGAAGTCTTCACACTTCTGCTGTCATCGCAATTGCAATggtttgttcgcaaatgcgaacttggaCTTCTCGCAATTGTGACCGTCATGATCGCAACTGCGAACTCTGTTGACCCAGTcccacttcgcaattgcgatcatgACAGGAATTTgggaccttcgcaattgcgaatacttaccttgcaattgcgagatcagagaccTGCACCAGAATAGATGAACACCAGCATTTCTTTTAAGTCTAAATTCATTCtacggcctatccaaaactcatccgagccctcgaggctccaaaccaaacatgcacccaagtccaaaaacatcatacagactcatttgcgcgatcaaatcgccaaaataacatctagaactacgaatcggacaccaaatcaaatgaaattttcaaagaaactttAGAATTGCCATTTTAATAACTAgacatccgaatcacgtcaaaccaactccgtttctcaccaaatttggcagacaagtcatatatatagtaatggacctataccgaatttcggaaccaaaatacggacccgatatcaacaaagtcaaacattggtcaaatcattaaattcattaaacctttaaacttcaaATTTCGACAAAAGgcgataactcgagctagggacctccgaattcgatttcgggcatacggtCAAGCCCCAAATTACGATACGGATTTATCGGGAACGTCAAAATACAGATTTGGGTTTGTTTGTTCAAAACGTTGATCCAAGCCAACTCAATTgaatttttaaggcaaaattttatattttatcaatttttaatataaaagctttccgaaaaatACGCAAACTGCGCACGAAACCCGAGAAAGGCTTAAAGAAACTATTGAAGGCTTTGAAATACGGAATTTTGGTTTAAAACTctaaatgacctatcgggtcatctcACTACTTGCATTTTCTATTGAATGTGGTTATATTTAATCTTATATAACTGTATATCAATTTTAACATTTGCATTATACaatagaagaagaataaaaagatGAATGTTCTTTTTTCTTGTACAATTCAAAGAGTATGAAATGGTGTTCCTCATCTCAGGGGCAGATTTAGACCCAAACTACGGTGCGCGTGAATTCATGATCTTTCTATCAAACTAAGTATCTTATGTACATATTTCCTAGAACTGATCTAATATTATTTGATGGCTCGTGCATTCCAAAAAGGCTAAATTGTACGCTTGGTTAAATATTGAGTTATTTAAGCTGTTAAATGTTAGAATTATTTTACCAAAGGAAGATGGTTCAATTCCTGCTAAATtctttttttccttgtttttttaTAGTGGTACACCCATGTTTTTACAATCCCAGATCCGCCTCTACCTCATCTGCCAGAGGTTCACATGATTTGTAATAATGTACAAAATAAATATATGGTCCTTATAAATGATTAGAGAGgccaaaacaaaaataataatacagGGGAAGTGGTTGGATGATTGGATTTTTGAATGTTTTTGGGTTCACTGACGAGGACTTTCACAAGAGACAATTGCAGAGCTTTTTGTAGTTAACTTACAAAAGCTTCACTGTAATTTCCATCTTTGGATCATTCACGTGATTGAGTTAAAGAGAAAATGATATAAAAGCCAGAACTTAGGTGATTACATGTTTGCCGGAAATTTTTCTGTTTTCCTTTTTCAGTCTAAAAGGAAAGCAAAGTGACTTTTGGATGATAGTCACGACTCAGGAGCGTTTAAAAGTATGAAGTTAAGCGAATTTTAATATATGAAGTAGCTTAGCTTCTTAAAGGACTCTTAATAAAGAAAGTATCTTTTATGAAAGCAAGCCTTTCAAGCTAGTTTAGAAATAAGCGAGACGATCCGATCAAAAGATAGACAAGAAGATAACGGGGAAGGACTTTTTAAAATTCTAACGGTGTAAACTTGATattccctccgttcacttttacttgacatgtatactaaaaatagattttcatttTACTTGTCAAtttacgcatatcaagagaagacaaattttttttcctgttatacccacaatatttattactcatttcaaatcattttctcaaatccaataaaatatgcattaattaatatgagtatcataataaattatgcacttcatttattatttcttaaggagcgtgaaaagtcaaaacgtgcttgttttagtcatttttgtgattttattggtaCAACTAGTTCCCATATGAAATTAACCCCACTTATCATCTATGTTGTTGCTTGTTTCAGTCATTGTTGTTGCTCATAAGTTGGGAGAATTAATAGCACTATCCATTACTGGAACTAAACTTATTAATTTTCAGGACTCAATTTCCCTAGATTCTGAAGTTTTCGCCATCCAAATTTAAAAGCTTCTATCTTTAAACAATAATTGGATTTAGAATTAGGGTAAGCGGAGGTGGATCCAAATTTTGAAGCTTATGATTTTTATAGTGACCTCAAGTAAATATTACAATAATAATTGTAATTGAGTTCAAAATCAAATATCTATAGCAATGAAATTCACTGTTATAGATATTTGATTTTGAactcaattatatatatatatatatatatatatatatatatatacaccaaCACATTGAGGCAGACGTTTCAAAAGTTTGCCTAaaagtttaattttttttccttttcttttcggaAGTTTGTCAATTTGTCTACCAAAAATGCAATTTATGGACTATTACTCGCATTATTATTTTAGGTAATATGATAGTGTAAACGAACATAAAAGTAAAAACTCTATCAAAAAGGTAGTCCAATAGTCCAACAAAATGAATGTTTTATTGGAGAAgaaatttttcttaaatattacaAATCATATCCAAAATAGAATTAAATTAAACCCTAATCATGCCAGGTTCATATGGTACCCCACTCAACTTAACCCATTCATCACCCATAATAAACACACCAGGAGTAAATTGTGCAGCAACCTGAGGTGCAATTGTCTTTTGGTAACCTTTCCAATTAACCCTACTATATGTAATTGATCCTGGACCTCTATTTTGATACTCAGCATAAAACAAAGTGTCAAGTGCAAAATTACCAACCCAAGGTGACCATCCTTCTGGTGCAATAAACCCATCAATTTCAGATTGCATAATTATTGTTCTTGAAAATTCTTTCCATGGTCGTCCTAAATATGCTTTAATTGGTGGTTGAGCAGCAAGAAAACCTTGTTCGGCCTTTATTTGACAATTTTGCATGACTATTCCACCGACTCCCCGATGATCTTTTCTGCCTTGTGCTGTTACCATGCAAGCTTGATTATCCATTGGTTTTCTTACTATCATTTTGCAGTTTTGGAAAACGGCTGCAGCGTCACCAAAGATGAAATCTATGGTTCCTGTAATGGTGCAGTCGCGGAAGAATTGGCGATAGGAGTGGACGTATAGTGTGTCTTGATAACCATCGATTTGACAGTTGTGGAAAATGGCCATATCGCCTGAGACACGAAGTGCTACGGCTTGGTGCTTCACTGGTCCTGCTGTGTTCTCGAATCCGATATCTTTAGCCATGAAATAATCTCCATTGACAGCTGCATGAAATATAATGTCAAGAATGAACAAATATGTGTACTATCATCGTCCTGTCTTATGTGATGTGTTTGACTGAATAAAGAATTTAATGCGTTAGTTCGACTCATGCATCATATTTACTAACATTTGAAGAAAATGTAAAACTTTGTGGCCGAATATAGGAACAATGTTAAACTTTTTATGTGATTGTATTTGAGTGAATAAAGAATTCAATGCGTTAGTTTGACTCATGCATCATGCTTACTAACATTTGAAGAAAATGTGAAACTTTGTGGCCGGATGTAGGGACAATGATAAACTCTTTAGAGCATcataaaaggaaaaaagttttatataaattgaaacggagagaTTAATACGAACGAAACGACTTACCAAATGTGGCGGTTTTAAAAGTGCCAGTGCCATCAGCATAGTTCAAGCTACCAGTAATTTTAGTCTTGGTTGGGCCTTCACCAATAAATACAATGTTGTTCATTTTCCTTGGAATTTCAACATGCTCATTGTATACACCAGCCTTGATAAAAATGACATATCTTTGAGTATTCATTTTAGGAACAGCATTAAGTGCCTCATTTATACTCTTATATTGTCCACTTCCATCAATTGCAACTACAACATTTGGCTTAAGGGAATCAGAGAGCATCCTTTCGTGGGCGTCTAATAATCGTCGGTTTACACCAGGGATATTCAAGTTGGCTACAACTTCACCAAAACTCGAAACCATAGCTAAACCATTGCTCGTGAGTTCCCCTGCATTTTTCAAaagttttttcattttctcaccAGTATCACCAGTCGTGTTCTCAAAAGCGTCCAAACATGTTTCTTGATAAGTAATGGCGCTACTGAGCCACGTTTTTAGGTCATCGGTATAATCCTTGATTTTACTGACCTCAAATTTGTCGAATTTGTCAAAAGACCTCGTAAGATCATCAATTGCAACATCAACAAGACCTTGGCACGTTTGTAACGCGTCTTTTGTCCTAGGATCTTTTTTAGCTTCATCGATTAATGAGGCAGAATTTTTTATAACGTCAGAGAGATCGTTGATTGTGGCGTTAAACGCCACTTTAATAAGTTCTTTCGGATCGTTGATGTTTTTAGCATTGGCAAGACTTTTTTCACAAGTTTCTTTGTAATCAGTGGGTTGGCAAATAGCTTGGACAGACTTAGTAGAAGTTGAAAGACGAGAATCAGTAGAATTTGATGACTTATCTTCATTCTTCTTGGTAAATGAGATGGCTGCAGCCACCACACAAGCCACTAGAAGAATTGAAGCAACACTAGCAATAGCTAGTTTCTTCACCCCCATTATTTTTATCTCTTTTATTTGAAATTAATGATTTTTTGGGGCTAATTATTTAAGAGGCTGTTGATCCTCTTTGGCTTGAAATTTTGCAAAAAATGAAAGCATCTATTTATAGTGAAATGAATGACATTATTGATAGTTTTCTGTTTGAGAATTTGAGGATGTGAATGATCTCAGAATATTAGTGGAAGAAAGTTTTCCTTAATTTCTTGGTTGTGCTGCAATTCAGGTTTAACGTAGAATGTTAGTATTACATGTaattttcctgttttattctctCTTTTTCTTGGCCTAATCAATTGTTTTCTTCGTCTGCCACAAACTCTATTCATGTTTTTTTTTGGGTCCAAAAAGTCTTTTTCCTATGTTATTTTGTTAGTATTGTGTACTACAATCTTTTCCCTTTTAATTAACTCAAAGTCGAGCACTTTAGTTATTTTTAATTAGATTAAAAAGTAATTCTTCTTTTTTCTATGAAGAATACATAATATTCAAAGCATAGAGAAAAATACCGTGAGTTAAGACTATACTTAAAAGGCAAAATGGGAAATCATCAACCTAATTTTTCCATCGGTCAATAGGAGTCTTTTGGTCTTGTTAGTAACTTATGTTCCAATAAAAAATATAGAGAACctaatttttcttaaatattgtaTTGAAATATACTAGGAAAAACTTGCGGAAGCTAAACCAATCAATACCAATTACAAATCCCTAAATCTGATGTCACGAGTGCACGAGCTTCTAAAGTAATACATATAAATGTCTGAAATAAGTACAAAGCTGTCTAAATGAAGTTATACATCTAAAAAGAAAGAGGCTAGGGACTCCAGAAGCTGCGGGCACGGAGCAGCCGTACCTCATCAAGTCTCTGCCGATGTCCAATCGAGGCAAGCTAATAACCGCCGCTGGGatcgactccaaaatctgcacaatgtgcagagtgtagtatcagtacaactgaccccatatattggtaagtgccgagcctaacctcaacgaagtagtgacgaggctaaggcggatCACCTCTACTATAACCTGCACACAGTATATAAAAATGATAGGAAATAGGAATACGGAACAGAATTTAAACAACTAACTGAAATAATAATCACAGCCTCAAGAATAAACCAGCACCGACCAGAATCACCAATCTCTTAAGAGTTCAAACAAATAACATAAGCCAACACAACTCAAGTAATGTAAACATATAgattgttgcggcgcacaacccaatCCCACCAGACAACACACATCCTTTCTTATTTTACCGTAATAATATCAACAACAGCAAATAATATAAATATGTTGCgcggcgcaacccgatcccaccatatgtCAATATCAGaatcataattcacccttatttcaccatattaattcacccttattctacttgttgtggcgtgcagcccgatctcacCGTGCAATATGAATTCActtttattccaccatatcaatccacccttattacacctgttgcgacgtgcaaccggatcccaccatatcagtaccaaacaTTCACTGTACACAATCAAGACAACAATTCAAACTACAAAGCCTTTAGAATCAATAaaataccaaactgaaccaaAGGAGACCTTACACAATATAGAATCTATACAAGTGATACCACACATCGAGACCAATCCAGCAATTTACAATAAGAAGGTTCAAACAAGTCAAGTTAAGCAAATAGTAGGGATTCGTGAAACTATGAAAAGAACTAACATCATTAGCAGGAGAAGATATTGACTAACAGGTAGCAGTTAAGTATGGAAAGCATTTAGAACATATAACAGTTAATATAGGAAAGGAAACAATTAAGGAAAAATGGTAAATCAGGGAGAAAGAGATAATTCGGCagcgtataagcactcgtcatCTCGCATATACGACGCTCACATGAGAATCACATAGCACTTAATCTGAGGGTTCCTATTttcctcaagtcaaagttagacacaaTACTTACCTAGCTCCAAGGatcactcaaagctcaaccacgactttgcctttcaaactagcctccgaaccaacaatatctagcaagttaccaaccaaatgattcaaaataagTGTAACGATCCGACCTGTCATTTTTAGCATTTCCATCTTGTTTAGCTATTTGAAGTATTGAGTAGCGCTATTTTGTGTAATATGACTTGCGAGAGTGGTCAAGTtttattttcagatgattcaaaatttaattgaaaaaataattcatgttttggaagcttaagttgaataaTTGGACCGGATGATAAATATGTGTAAATGATCCTGAAATAGATTTTTAATAATTCCAAtggctccgtatggtgattttggacttaggagcatgtccgaAATTCTTTTTGGAAGTCTATagttaaattaggcttgaaatgacaaaaataggaaatttgagtttggaagtttgaccggggagttgactttttgatatcgggatagAAATACGATTCTAAAAATTTGAAcaactccgttatgtcatttatgacttgtttgc
Proteins encoded:
- the LOC104225759 gene encoding pectinesterase-like, whose amino-acid sequence is MGVKKLAIASVASILLVACVVAAAISFTKKNEDKSSNSTDSRLSTSTKSVQAICQPTDYKETCEKSLANAKNINDPKELIKVAFNATINDLSDVIKNSASLIDEAKKDPRTKDALQTCQGLVDVAIDDLTRSFDKFDKFEVSKIKDYTDDLKTWLSSAITYQETCLDAFENTTGDTGEKMKKLLKNAGELTSNGLAMVSSFGEVVANLNIPGVNRRLLDAHERMLSDSLKPNVVVAIDGSGQYKSINEALNAVPKMNTQRYVIFIKAGVYNEHVEIPRKMNNIVFIGEGPTKTKITGSLNYADGTGTFKTATFAVNGDYFMAKDIGFENTAGPVKHQAVALRVSGDMAIFHNCQIDGYQDTLYVHSYRQFFRDCTITGTIDFIFGDAAAVFQNCKMIVRKPMDNQACMVTAQGRKDHRGVGGIVMQNCQIKAEQGFLAAQPPIKAYLGRPWKEFSRTIIMQSEIDGFIAPEGWSPWVGNFALDTLFYAEYQNRGPGSITYSRVNWKGYQKTIAPQVAAQFTPGVFIMGDEWVKLSGVPYEPGMIRV